One Olleya sp. Hel_I_94 genomic window, CAGTTTGACTATAGTCATTAGTTACACCTGTTATTTTTGTATCAAAACCGTTTAAAGAGGCTGTTTGCATTAAATCCATTGCTTTACCTTCGGCAAAACCTTCTTTAATGTCTAATAAAACAACTTCTGACGCAAAGTTTTTAATGGCAATATATTCTGCACAACTTGCTCCAACTGCTCCTGCTCCAACTACTGTTACTTTCATATGTATTTTGTATTTAAAAAATTAATTGTGTTTGTTTTAAGTTTTACAAAATTAACATTTTAAAATTACTTTTTATTAAGAAAATAATAATTCTAGAACATGAAATTAATTCCAAGGGATGCTGTGTCAAAATCGGCTAAGGTATAAGATGCATTTATGCCAAAAAATCCTGCCTTCACATTTACGCCAAGTGTTGCTGTTACTCCGTTTGTTTTAGAGTCTACTGAAAAAGGATCGACAATTTCTTCTGAAAATAAAATACCATCAGACACTCTGTATGTACCCAATAAATCTGTTTCTGAGGTTGCACTTAAGTAACCTACTGCACCATAAAAGTTTAAAACCTTAAAATTTGTACCTGCTATTAACTGAAACAATAAACTGTTAACATTGGTTTGTACTTGTTGATTTTCGCCATCCACTACTTCAGTATTTGTAAAATCATAATTTGCGTCTAAATGCGTGTACGATACTAAACCTGATATAGCTAACGGAAAATTACTGTCTTCTGGTAACCAGGTGGTAAATTCTTGCTGTATACCAACACCATACAACCCTATCTTAACGTCTTCGGTTTCTACTTTTGGAAAAAATCGACCTTTAATTTGTGTCCCTTCAAACAATGCAAAACTACCTTGCAAAAAAGCTGTTGGAATTAAATCTACATTTGATGATCCAATTCCTGTTGGTAAAGTCAATTCTACTTCTTGATTACCAAATATTGGATCTTGATAAGTTACCAAAACAGTAACCTCTGGATCATTATGGCCTAATGCTGTCGCTACATTTTTTGAAGGACTATTGTCTGGAA contains:
- a CDS encoding DUF6588 family protein, translating into MKKLLTVISLILFSQSNIAQQNLNDLLAAGVNDAKTFSESYLLPATNGLAYGISSGWFNNAKTPKKYSFELSIIGNTSFIKDENKSFNLNVSNFENIRFPDNSPSKNVATALGHNDPEVTVLVTYQDPIFGNQEVELTLPTGIGSSNVDLIPTAFLQGSFALFEGTQIKGRFFPKVETEDVKIGLYGVGIQQEFTTWLPEDSNFPLAISGLVSYTHLDANYDFTNTEVVDGENQQVQTNVNSLLFQLIAGTNFKVLNFYGAVGYLSATSETDLLGTYRVSDGILFSEEIVDPFSVDSKTNGVTATLGVNVKAGFFGINASYTLADFDTASLGINFMF